The Gracilibacillus caseinilyticus genome segment GGTTGGAACACGCTTTTTTGAAAGTATGTTCCACCTCCATCCCTTGTGCCCCAATGGTTTCAACCAAAGTGGAACACAGGTGCACAAAATTTCTTAAATTGATATATATTATAAATATTTATAATAATATGTAATAAACTATATATATTTCTCAAACTATCTCCGACTTAGAAAAAAGTATGTTCCTATGTTCCAGTTAGTCTATATCCCTTGTGGCTCTAAGTTTAGAGGTGGAACATGGTTTTTAAAAAGTATGTTCCAGTGCCCTAAAGTGTGTTCCATTTAAAAAAAAGTATGTTCCACCTTAATTTAGACTAATGCCTTTCCAAGTTGGTTTTTTGTTATTCTTGTTTGGTCTGTATTGCTCTAATTTTAAATTGGCTTTTATGTATCTATTAAACTTTATTTTTGTAAGAGGTTTATATCCGTCTTCATCACAATATGTTTTATATGCTTTATACAAAGTATCGCCTATTATTTCAGCATCTTCATTGATATTACAAACTTCATCAATAAATAATGAAATAGGATTAGACTCCTTCATATGATTCGTTTTTAATTCTTCTGTATGTTGGTTTTCTGAGAATCGGTAATTATTAGATCTCAATCTATCTAATCCATCTAAGGCTAGATTTAATAATGTTGATAGTGATTCTTCGGTTGTTAATTTATCTGGTAATTGTTTATCTTCATTTTTTCCGCCTCTAAACCTATTTGGCAAAGGAATCATGATCCACCTATCCGACCAAGCTTGTGACATATCGTTAGAATCAGGTATAGTGTTCATACAAAAAATATGCTTAGCAGTTGGTTTAATGATTTCTTGCGGCTTTCCTTTTTCCTCCACTAAGATTTCTCCACCTGTTACAGAAGATTTAAACTTTCCTGTATCCGAAAACCTTTGTTTCTTTAAATCATCAACTACGTTCAATATTTTCCCTTTTAAACGGATGGCACTAAATTTATCAGCGTCTATGTCTTGAGCAGGAACAGTGCTGTAATTTCCATTACCAACAAATGCTTGCAACATAGTAACCATTACTGATTTGCCACTACCCCCACCACTTTGGAGTATAAATGCCTTCTGCGCTTTAGTATCACTTGTTAGAATGTAACCAATCATTTCATGAATCAATGGAACAGATTCTTTATGTACCACACTTTCAATAAAATTATTTACTGTAGGGTTGTTGGCTTTCGGATCGTATGTGACAGGTAACTGAACAGTAGAAATTCTTTTATATGTATGATCTTTCAATTCTTTTGTCTTTAAATTTAACAAGCCGTTATTTACGTTAATCCACCCATCATTAGGATTGATTTTAGTTGTATTTGTCCTAATATCATTATTAGTTTTAATCCAATCAATTACTTCACGCTTTCTATGTGCTGAACTTTCTTCTTTTAATATGTTTTGGATGATTTTATTAATCTTCGGCTCACCGTTAGGCAAATACACACCATCTCGGTAGTAGTAAAGCGTACCACCATCAAAGAAAGTTTTTATTTTGCTGTTTATTGCTCTTCCTAATTTTGATGGTAAAAATTTATTCTTTTCTTTACTGAAAAAATTTCTTACATCCCATTCATCTTGTTTATTTCCTTTATCATCATTTGATTTTTTTGTTTCCTCTTTTTCATTATGTATTGGCTTTTCAAATTCAGGCTTCCACTTTTCAACAAATTCCCGGACAACTTCTTTTCTATTTTTATAATCATCCTTAGTTAAAATACCATCCCATTCGTAATCTTTATCATGGTATATGGCAATTTGTTTTTCGTATTCCTCTGGATATAATTTTTTGACCTTTTCAGCTTTAATTTCCTCCATTCCTTCTTTGTACTTCCATCCACCAAAAGGATTAATTGTCACATTTTCCTTATTTTGCATTAATTAATTTCCCCCATATATTCATTATTGATATTGCTTCTTATATTGCGCCAGTACCTCTCTCAAACGATCATCCTTTTCAAAAAGAGTGTAGTACAACCCATTCTTTGGATTGATAGATTTTGTTATGTAAGATATTCCATTTCGTTTGATTTCCTTGCTCAAATCTGGACTGTAACAGAAAAAATAATTATTTTCCTTTTTCATTTGTATTATTCTCCTTTTATTTATCAATCTACTTACACCCTTTATAAAGAGTGCATCTCACTAAAATATTTGAACTCCAAGTTTTTGTAATTCTTTAAATATTATTTCGTATGATTCATCTTTAATTGGATATTCAGTGTCACATGATTTACACTTAACTATATCCTCGGAAAATCTTACTTCTACAGTGGTTTCTTCATTACAATTCTCACATTCATACTTTTTTCTATCACTTTATTTTCAAATTGTTTCTTAATAATATCTTTAACTTTACTATCCATTTTTTATTTATCCCCTTTTATTTAATTTAATTATCGCTTTACTAACCATCTATATCAGCTTTGAAATAATCAAGCGCATCACCCTTTCCATGTTCATTGGATTAATCTAAGTATCCAATATTCGATCCTTTGCTAATTTCGTATTCATCCTGAAGTTCAGGAAAGGAATCTGCATCTATTACATCAATATTTAAAAATGTTTCGGCTGCCTGTTCGTACCAATAGTTAAAACCTTCATTTTGCTTTTCTTTCATAAACTGAATGACTTCTTCATCTAAGCCCTTCTCAGAAATAAAATTCACTAATAATTCAACTTTTTTAGTCAGTAAATTGTTTTCTTGTTCTTTTTCTGCAAATGCATTCATCAATCCTTGCGCTGCTTCTCTTTCTTCTTCGTTTAATTGGTAATCGTTTAAGTTCATTTTTATCAATCTCCCTTTTTATTTATTTATAGTTTTTTCTCACTTATCTAAAATAAGCGATTTGTTTACGCACTGACATTCTTTGCAAGTTCGTCACTTAATAATGAAAATAAAGACTCATATAACGAACGACTGAACCTACTCTTAATACTTTGATATGTAGTTTTGGTACATTCTTTCTTTCTCTGGACTCATGTTGGTTTTACCATTCTCGTATAAAGATATGTGTGCCTGTGTGCAGTCCAGTACTTCTGCCAGCATTTGGTGAGTGATCTTCTTCCTTTTCCGTTTTAACATCCATAATTCTCGATCATTTACTTCCAATAGCCATCATCCTTTCATTTATTTTTATAAGTGTGTTGCAAAATAAAATCATCCTCTACTTATTACTATACTGCCATTCACAATTGATGAAAGTAGCATTAAAAAAATTTTCATTTTTTTATTGACAGTTATACGATTTGTGGTATTATTATATATAGATTGACAGTTAAATATAATAGAGTTCAATTTATAGACACAAAAATAACAACCTTACACTATGTATTATAATGTTATTTGATAAATTCTGCAAGTAAACCCCAAAACTTTTTAAAATAAATATAGATTAGCACCTCGAATCCCTATTATATCAAGGATTCGAGGTTCTATTTTTTTATTAAATCATTAATTTTTCTTCTATTGTTTCAGGTTCTTTAGATTCTTTATCCAGTAAGTCCCAACTTTTAAGTAAAGGTAGCAGCGTATACTCTGGATGATTTACGGTCTTAGTGTATAGGTCTGAGAGGCTTATATTAGCTTTTCTGAGAGCTTCTAACTCAATATGATTAATTGGTTGTTGTAGTAGTTTTTCAAGCGCCTGTTGCTTATTTGTAGCGAATAGATGCATGAATTGTTCCTCTGTCATGTTACTAGCATTTCTTTTGTTAATTCTAAATTGATGAATTGCCTGAGTAAGATTGCCTGCTTCAATTTTAAAGTAATTTCTGTGAAAACTACTAAGATCATCATCAGACTTGATCAAAAAATCTATCAATCTCAAATGTTCTTCATGTACTTCTCCGTTTAAGATTTCCATTAATTCTTGTTTTTGTTCTTTTAGATTTGTCATTTTAATTCCTCCATTTTTATAATTTTATACTTAATGATATTCTACTTTTAATAGATTATTACTGTTTTAATCTTAGTTTTGATAGACTCTCTTCCATTACTTACTTTTACTGTGTCTATTACAAACAATACAACGATCTGAATAAAAATCGTATCTATGTTTGTTTCTGATGCGACAATCAATCCAGTGTTTTAATCTTCTTAGCATTTATTCACCCTCCTCAGACGTGACATCTTTCCTTAACACTCTTAACAATGCCTTGCTCTTCTGTCTGAGTCATGATGATTAATCCTTTATCTAACTCGAATCTAATTGGCTGATTATCGATATAATAAATTGTTCTGTATGGTGTTTTAGTTAGTCTAAGTTGACTTTCTAAATCTGAAACTTTTGCTAAATCAAACATAAAATGATCTTGTTCAGGTGTAAAAATCACCCACTTTTCCTGCATTTTTATCACCTTTCTTTTTTGCTTTTCATTAAAATCTAAATTTAGACAATGGACTACTACTGTTTGCCTTTACCTTTAACTTTTCATCGGTCAAAGACTGTAAATATCTCTGAGTAGTCGATATATCGGCATGTCCAAGCAAACGAGATAAGCTATAGATATCCATATTTGCTTTTGTATTGCTTACAACCTCAGTTGAGTAAAAATGCCTAAATTTGTGTGGATGAGCGTCTTTTACTCCTGTTCTATCAGCAGCTTCCTTCACAATGTTATGAACAGTAGCATGTGTGATTGGATCACCCTTATAGTTTAAAAAGTAATGAGGGTCATCATATCCTTTGGATTTTAAAAATTGTTTTCTAATTCGTTCATATTTAACCAAAATACGCTTTAATTGATGAGAGGCAAATACTACTCTTTCCTTGTTTCCTTTTCCTCTAATAAGTATTGTCGTATCTCTAATATCGTCTACGGTCATTCCTCTGACTTCCATTGCTCTTAATCCTAAGTCTGCCATCATGGCTACCATTGTCTTCCCTCTCATCTCTAGATAACTTTTATCCGACCAGCACCTAATCATCCTATATACTTCATCTTCTGTAAATCCCTGTTTTGTTTTCTTTGGTACTTTGGGTAAAGTTACTTTGTCCATTGGATTTGCCATCAAATATTCCTCTTTTACACACCAATTGAAAAAAGCAATAATTTGTTTCGCCATACTTACAATAGATTGAGGTTGCAAGCCTGACTTTTGCTTTTGATACACATAAGCTTTTAGATCATGATGTGTAATTTGCTCTAATTTTGTAATGGATCTTTTTTTAGTTAGATACTTTTTTAGTTGCTTATATTCTTGATGCTTATTTTTCATGGTCTTATCTGTGAAATTTCTAGCCAAACAATAGTATTTGTATTCTTCGAATGCATCTTCTAAAAACACGAAAAAACCACCCCCTCTGCTTTAATTTTTCTTACAGAAAGAGTGGTTTGAAAAACTAACCTATAAAGTTGAGAAAACTTCTACAAATCCCTATATGACGGCATTTAAACCCTATTTATTATCCATTTGGTTGTTCATAGAACGCATCATTTGCTTGATTTTCTTTTGTGACGGTTTTTGTCCCATCTGCATCATCATTGTTCGCAACATTTGTTCGTTAATAGGTGGGTTTTTCTTTAAATAGTTCATCATGTATTTTCTTGCGATAAAGAAGCCTAATGCTACCCCAGCAATCAGACAAGCAATCGCAATTAATACGACCCAGATTGTACTCATTCGCTAGTTTCCTCCTTAAACATATCTCTTATACAGTATAGTAAAAACTATCTAATAATACAAGCACTTGTTTCACGATTATGTAAGCATTGATCCGCTCAACTGTTATGCTATATTTGTAAGACTTACTGGTGATATGATTATTAAAAAAACATCACTACCGCCAAAAAACTACCTGATTAAAAATGAGACGAGGATCAGCTCCGTCGTCCCATTTCGCTTCATTAATTAGAATAATTCGTTCACGTGATTAACAACATTCTCCACAGTGAAGCCATATTCTTCAATAATTTTGTTTCCATTTGCAGATGCACCAAAGCGATCGATTGAAATAATCTTACCTTCGATACCTACGTAACGCTCCCAACCTAATGAAGAAGCCATTTCAACTGCAACACGTTTAGTTACTGCACTAGGTAATACAGATTCTTTGTAAGCAGCATCCTGCTTATCAAAGCGATCCCATGAAGGAATACTTACAACACTTACGTCTTTTCCTTCTTCTTTCAATTGTTTTTGTGCTTTTACCGCTAGCTGGACTTCAGAACCTGTCGCTACAAGAATTGCATCCGGTGTTTCTTTAGAAGCTGGACTTACAACATATCCACCTTTTTTCACACCTTCGTATGCTTTTTCTGCAGTACCATCTAGTGTTGGCAGGTTTTGACGAGTTAAGACTAATGCAGTCGGCTGAGATGTTGATTCTACAGCTAATCTCCATGCAGCCTGCACTTCGTTACCGTCTGCTGGACGAATAACAGAAAGGTTCGGCATTGCTCGGAAAGCAGCTAATTGTTCAACCGGTTCGTGAGTTGGTCCATCTTCCCCTACAGCAATGGAATCATGTGTTAATACATAAGTTACAGGTAGGTTTTGGATCGCTGATAAACGAACAGCTGGACGTAAATAGTCACTAAATACGAAGAATGTACCACCGAACACTTTTAATCCGCCATGTAATGCCATACCATTTAAAGCTGCTGCCATCGCGAATTCGCGTACACCGAACCAAATATTGCGGTTTTCTGGTGTTGCCGCAGAGAAATCTCCAGCATCTTTCAAATTAGTTTTGTTAGAACCTGCTAAATCGGCACTACCACCGAATAAAGTTGGGACTGTTTTGGCAATAGCATTTAACACTTCACCTGATGTAGCACGTGTTGCTGCTTCATCTTTTCCAGTTTCATATACTGGTAATTCTTTTTCCCAGCCTTCAGGTAATCTCTCATTGATCGCGTCATCTAATTCTTTTGCTAATTCTGGATGAGCATTTTTATAAGCGTCGAATAGTTCGTTCCATTTCTGCTCTTTCTCTTTACCATTGTCAACGATTTTTGTTTTGAAATCTTGGTAAACTTCTTCAGGTACATGGAATGCTTCATGTTCCCAACTATAGAATTCTTTTGTTAAGGCAACTTCTTCCGCACCAAGTGCTGCACCGTGAGAAGCTGCAGATCCTGATTTATTTGGGGAACCATAGCCAATTACAGTTTTCACTTCGATTAAAGTAGGCTGCTCTGTATTTTGTTTCGCTTCTGCAATCGCATTAGAGATTGCTTTCGTATCATTACCATCTTCCACACGAATTACTTGCCAGCCATATGCTTTGAAACGACCTTCTACATTTTCAGAAAATGATTTATTCAATTCCCCGTCTAATGAAATATCGTTGGAATCGTATAAAGCAATAAGTTTGCCAAGTTTCAGGTGACCTGCTAATGAAGCAGTCTCATGAGAAACACCTTCCATTAAGTCACCGTCACTGACAATAGCATAAGTGTGATGATCTACCATGTTATAGTCATCTTCGTTGTATTTAGCTGAAAGATGTTTCTCAGCCATTGCCATACCAACACTCATAGCAATACCTTGTCCTAATGGTCCGGTAGTTGCTTCTACACCATCAGTATGGTGAACTTCCGGGTGACCTGGAGTTCTGGAATCCCATTGACGGAATCCTTTAAGGTCTTCAATCGTTACATCATAACCAGATAAATGAAGTAAGCTATAAAGTAACATAGAACCGTGACCTGCAGAAAGTACGAAACGGTCTCTATTAAACCATTTAGAACTTTTTGGGTTATGGTTCATATGCTCAGTCCAAAGCGTATATGCCATTGGAGCAGCACCCATTGGTAAGCCCGGGTGTCCGGAATTTGCTTGTTCAATTGCGTCTATCGACAATGTTCTGATTGAATTAATAGACAATTGTTCAGTTTGGTTTGACATGATTTTTCCCCTTTCAATATCAAAAAAATATGTACGCACATCTATAATCCTATAACGAAATCCGCTATATGACAAGTATATTAAAGTTAAAACACGATAATTTTCGTTAGAATTATCAGTTTTTTCACCGAAATTCAACTTGTATGGTCGCTCCAGAACAAGTAGTTAAAGAAGAAGAAGTAACTACTTCTTCTTCTTTAACTGTTTTAATTTTTCTGGAGTAACGTCATCGCCATTCGGATCAACGACCGTCATTCCTTTTAATTGATTTTTAAAAGATTTCCTAACATTTTTCAAATAAGCTTCTCGTAATTCTTTTTGTTCTTTTTTTTCTTCTTCTGTTAAACCTTCTGATTTAGATTTTTTCGATAACTCATTAATACGAGCAATTTTATCTTGGGAAAGCATAATATATACACCTCGATTTCTTTTCCATCATTTTTATTCAGACATGAATGCATGTATTTTACCATGAAAAAAAGAGTATACATAACTTGTATACCCTGTCCTTCTATTTTAATCTTCCTTCATAGACTTTTCAAGTGATTGGTATTCCTGATAACGCCGATGGACCGTGGCTTTCGAAACATTATATCCCATCCCTCGTAAGACAGATGCAATTTCATGAAAGGTCAGATTATTTTTTCTCAGCCGTTTCACTTCTTCGATCGGAAAATGTTTGCGTTCTCTTCCTTTCGCAAGGTGTTGATTGGACAGATTCTCCGCTGGATTAAATCCGTTATCAACAGCTTTTCTCATGCCTCGTTTGATTTTAGCGTTATGTAATTTAAGTTGATATTCTTCCACAATCGAGACGATTTGTAATACCATCGAATCTCCTTCTGACAATTGCAATTCGCCATTCTGTGCTAAGCAAAAGATGGATACATCTAACCGTTGTAGCTGATGCAGTAAAGCGATCTTCGTATTTCCTCGCCCTAATCTCGTTTCATCTTGGATAAGTAATGTATCTGCTGTGTTGTTTTGAAATGCTTCGAGGAGAGTAAAGACACCTTCCCTTTCGATTTCATAACCGCTCTGTTTCTCTTCTATTACTTGCACAACCTCCATCTCATATCGGGATGCAAAATAACGCAATTCTTCCTTTTGCCGTTTGATTGAAGTCTCTTGTGTGTCTTTACTTGTACTTACCCGACAATAAATAATGGCTCTAGACATAAAACGTACACCTACAATTCTACAAGTTTGATACTGCTGAAAAATAAAAAAATGCAATACCTAGTATAAATGCTATCAAATAAAAAATGTCAACTTTCGATAAATTTTTTAACAACTTGCATCCCTCCCAGAACTTTTGTTCGTAATTTCATTATACACGAACAAGTGTTCATGTCAACTCTTTTTTCGAACGAATGTTTGTAATGCTATTCTATATATGCTATACTTTGATTAATAAATAATACGTGTTAGGAGATTGAAATATGACAAATCTATCAAAGCGACAAGAGGAGATTTTAGCTTATATTAAAGAACAAGTAGAGTTAAAAGGATATCCACCCTCTGTTCGCGAGATTGGAGAGGCAGTCGGTCTAGCATCTAGCTCAACGGTACACGGACATCTCGCGCGATTAGAGAAGAAAGGATATATTCGCAGAGATCCTACGAAACCAAGAGCAATTGAAGTATTGCCACAAGATGGCGATTTAGAAATCCCTAAGACAGAAGCAACCTTTGCTCCCGTAATTGGTAAAGTAACAGCAGGGCTTCCAATTACAGCAGTAGAAAATATTGAAGAATACATCCCAATCCCACATAATGAAATGCATGCAAGTGAACAGTTGTTCGTATTGATTATTGAAGGGGACAGTATGATTGAAGCCGGTATTCTCAATGGAGACAAAGTGATTGTCAAACAGCAAAACACAGCTGAAAACGGGGATATCGTAGTTGCCATGACAGAAGAAAGCGAAGCAACGGTAAAACGTTTCTTCAAGGAAAAGGATCATATTCGACTGCAGCCTGAAAACGCGACAATGGATGCGTTAATCTACGATAATGTTAGCATTCTTGGTAGAGTTGTCGGCTTATACCGCAGCTTATAATAGATTCAAAAAAAGCCTTTGGCGATACTACCAAAGGCTTTTTACACCAAGATATACACCCCCCTTCTTTTCACTTGTTAAAAATTCCTATATTTTTTCTTTGATTGGTTTGAAGTCTATCAAAATAGGTAATATATATAACAAAACCTTCTTTCGATTGCAGACATTGGATACCGACACATCAACTATCACCCACAGGACAATTAAACTAGCAATCACAGCCTATTATCTCCAAATTATTACAACAATATTAAAATCAGTAAATCTAGTAAACTTTTCCAACCTAATTACATACCTTATATAGAGAGGGTAAATTTTAAAGGAGTGAATTATAAAATGGTACAAAATAAGGTTCACTTAATTCCTTATACGATTCAATCGATTGAGGATTCCAAAAATGAGACCCCAGAAGGCGTTCAACTAGTACAGGCCCCTGCCTTGTGGGAAAAAGGTTTTGAAGGAGAAGATATAGTAGTTGCAGTGATAGACACTGGAATTGAGTCAGATCATCCAGACTTTAAAGATCAAATTATTGGCGGACGAAATTTTACAAGCGATTATAATGGAGACCAAAACAACTTTGAAGACAATAACGGTCACGGAACACATGTATCAGGAACTATTGCAGCAAGTCTTAATGGCGATGGGGTTGTGGGTGTTGCTCCAAAGGCTAAAATATTAAGTCTAAAAGCTTTGACTGGAGAAGGTTCAGGTGAGTATGACTGGATCATTAATGCGATAAACTATGCAGTTGAATGGCGCGGTCCGAACAACGTACGGGCACGAGTTATTTCCATGTCCTTGGGTGGGCCTAATGATATCACTGAAATGCATGAAGCCATTCAAAATGCAGTCAGTAAGGATATATCTGTCGTTGTCGCTACGGGAAATGAAGGAGATGGAAATGAGGAAACTCCTGAATATGCTTATCCTGGAGCGTATAACGAGGTCATTAGTGTAGGTGCTGTTGACTTAAACTTACAGATTGCTCCATTTTCGAATACTAATAATGAGGTAGATCTTGTAGCTCCAGGAGTAGATATTTTATCAACTTATTTAGATAGTAAGTTTGCTAAACTATCAGGAACATCTATGGCTGCTCCCCATGTAGCAGGTGCTTTAGCTTTAATCATTAATTTAAGTGAAAAAGAGTTTGAAAGATCTGTTATTGAGTCAGAAGTTTATGCTCAACTTGTTAGACGTACCCTACCACTTGAATTTCAAAATAGCGCTGAAGGTAATGGCTTTCTTTTGCTTAATCTGGTTGACCAACTAGATAGAATTATTGCTCCAAATGTAAACGAAACGAATAAAACTTCAAAGAAATAAAGAATCATTCTCCACCCATCGTTGTAACATCATTTTTGTAGGTTGCTATTAAGCACCTATCTTTCTATCCATTTCTTATGTCATAAAGAAAGGGGAAAATCATGAACAAATTGGAAGGTGAAAAATTAAAAAACACATTGCTGAAATTAAGAATTAATCAAAAGAAAATTAAAAATACGAAAGAATACTATGATGAAGAGGAAGATTTACGCATTATCAAAGAATATTATCGATACATTAACTTTGACGATGCAGACCCAACTAACTTATATGAGCAACTAAATAGATTAACGACAAGTACACATGAAAATCAACTTCCTTATAATTCTGAAACGCGTGATTATCTTTATTCTACAATTGATCTCCATATGGACGGGAACTTAAAAAGTATCTATTCAGGAAGCCACAAAGATCCTGAACAAACCATCAAAGAAGATCATGAAACAGTACAACTAAGGCAACAAGAGTATGAAAAATTGTCAAGTTATAAATCAGAAGAGGATGATTTGTGGATCAAATCATTAGCAAAAATTGAACGTGACAACATGTTTAATTGTGAACATGTCGTTCCTCAGTCATGGTTTGATGAAGATAATCCAATGAGAGGCGATCTACACCATCTTTTCACATGCGACAAAAAATGTAATTCGACCAGATCCAATTATCCTTACGTTGATTTCAAAGACTACACACCAGATATGGACATTGAGACAATAAAAACACAATGCGGAAAATACGAAAAAGAAAAATTTGAACCCGAAAGCGGCAAAGGTGAGGTTGCCAGAGCAACATTATACTTTTTGATAAGATATCCTGGGATAATTAATCAATACAACGATCTAGATATTGAAACCCTTCTAAATTGGCATCAAAAATTTGAAGTGTCCAAACACGAAAAACACCGTAATAAAGAAATATTCCATATTCAAAAGAATAGAAATCCCCTCATTGATTTTCCTGAATACGCAGATAGAATTAATTTCAAGCTAAGCAAAGATAGCAATTAATGGTTGTCATTATAAACATATTTTAACACCCTACTACCCTACTCCATAAATTTTCATGGATGAGTAGGCGAACTTCTCAAGATTTTTAACAGTCTGTTGGAGAGCATTCTCGCTAAGAATGCTCTTTTTTTATATGAAAAGAGAGTCCAATAAAAACTATCATGAAGAATAGGGACAGAAGCAAATCGTGCTCAATAGTAGCATTGTTCTTATTTTTAAATTTTTAAAGTACTGGGACATCGCTCCTCGCGTCCTGCGGGCTACGGGAGTCTACGTGGTTGACTTACGTTGATCAGATGATCATTTACGGGGGACGGTCTCGAGGTGGATAAATATAACTACGAAAAAGAAAAACCCCCAACACCAACAGTGCCAAGGGTTTCTGCTTATTAATATGATTGGATGTATTGTTCTCTTTCCCAAGGGTGTACTTGCGTACGGAACATATCCCATTCGATTTCTTTAGATTCAATAAAGTGCTCGAATAAGTGCTCTCCAAGCGCTTCGATGATTGTTTCATCTGTTTTTAATTGATCTAA includes the following:
- a CDS encoding endonuclease I family protein; this translates as MNKLEGEKLKNTLLKLRINQKKIKNTKEYYDEEEDLRIIKEYYRYINFDDADPTNLYEQLNRLTTSTHENQLPYNSETRDYLYSTIDLHMDGNLKSIYSGSHKDPEQTIKEDHETVQLRQQEYEKLSSYKSEEDDLWIKSLAKIERDNMFNCEHVVPQSWFDEDNPMRGDLHHLFTCDKKCNSTRSNYPYVDFKDYTPDMDIETIKTQCGKYEKEKFEPESGKGEVARATLYFLIRYPGIINQYNDLDIETLLNWHQKFEVSKHEKHRNKEIFHIQKNRNPLIDFPEYADRINFKLSKDSN